The following proteins come from a genomic window of Ictalurus furcatus strain D&B chromosome 12, Billie_1.0, whole genome shotgun sequence:
- the chrna11 gene encoding cholinergic receptor, nicotinic, alpha 11 isoform X2 yields the protein MSTCNVDVRWFPFDIQKCELKFGSWTFDGWLLDLQMSEADISGYMPNGEWDLVGVPGTRNEVFYDCCKEPYPDVTFVVTIRRRTLYYALNLLIPCVLLSSMTLLIFVLPADSGEKISLGITVLLSLTVFMLLVAEIMPATSDSIPLIGQYFASIMIIVGMSVIATVVVLQYHHHDPNGGTMPKWVQLVLLQWVAWFLRMKRPGECEDPERPPCAPHLRRCSSGSHTGSLPNTVDHHQHHHLPTTLHPLHPQSLLQAVGHANHLPSQGNSANNNGNLLYTGFPSLDEASPPPLLVDSAPRNSISGGVTRPGSSSPPPHLPSHFSSPPPPPTPNLDAPGCPSTVSGGAGGCSCSAASGSGGDPQLQAILDEVRYIAERFRAQDESDSVAEQWKFAGAVIDRLCLVAFSVFNIICTISILMSAPNFVEAVSKDFI from the exons ATGAGCACCTGTAATGTGGATGTCCGCTGGTTTCCTTTCGACATCCAGAAGTGTGAGTTGAAATTTGGCTCATGGACATTTGACGGCTGGCTGCTGGACCTCCAGATGAGTGAGGCTGATATTTCTGGCTACATGCCCAATGGAGAGTGGGACTTAGTGG GTGTGCCTGGCACAAGGAATGAGGTTTTCTATGACTGCTGTAAGGAGCCATACCCAGACGTGACATTTGTGGTAACCATCCGCAGACGAACACTCTACTACGCCCTGAACCTTCTCATTCCCTGCGTCCTGCTCTCCTCCATGACCCTACTGATCTTTGTGCTGCCTGCTGACTCTGGAGAGAAGATCTCACTGG GTATTACCGTTCTGCTATCACTAACAGTCTTCATGTTACTGGTGGCAGAAATTATGCCTGCCACTTCTGACTCCATTCCACTCATAG gGCAGTACTTTGCTAGCATAATGATCATCGTTGGGATGTCAGTCATAGCAACTGTGGTTGTGCTAcaatatcatcatcatgatcCAAATGGGGGAACCATGCCTAAATGG GTCCAGCTGGTTCTTCTCCAGTGGGTGGCCTGGTTTTTGCGTATGAAGCGCCCTGGTGAGTGTGAAGACCCTGAGCGTCCTCCTTGTGCTCCCCATCTACGCCGTTGCTCTTCAGGCTCCCATACTGGCAGCCTTCCCAACACGGTTGatcaccaccagcaccaccattTGCCTACCACACTACACCCACTCCACCCCCAGAGCCTTTTGCAAGCAGTAGGCCATGCCAACCATCTGCCCTCACAGGGTAACAGTGCTAACAACAATGGCAACCTGCTCTACACTGGCTTCCCAAGCTTGGACGAGGCCTCGCCGCCTCCACTGTTGGTCGACTCGGCACCAAGGAACAGCATATCAGGTGGTGTCACTCGACCAGGGTCTTCTAGCCCGCCACCTCACTTGCCTTCACATTTCAGCAGTCCTCCCCCTCCACCAACGCCAAACCTGGATGCCCCTGGATGCCCCAGTACGGTCTCAGGTGGTGCTGGTGGATGTTCATGCTCAGCAGCCAGTGGCAGTGGAGGAGACCCACAGCTACAGGCTATCCTGGATGAGGTGCGTTACATTGCTGAACGTTTCAGAGCCCAGGACGAAAGCGACAGTGTGGCTGAGCAGTGGAAGTTTGCAGGGGCTGTCATTGACCGCCTCTGCCTTGTGGCCTTCAGTGTCTTTAACATCATCTGCACCATCTCCATCCTCATGTCAGCACCCAACTTTGTTGAAGCTGTTTCCAAGGACTTCATTTGA
- the chrna11 gene encoding cholinergic receptor, nicotinic, alpha 11 isoform X1, giving the protein MYIRRHQSADDDFDSTFKTNVLVNSSGYCTYLPPGIFMSTCNVDVRWFPFDIQKCELKFGSWTFDGWLLDLQMSEADISGYMPNGEWDLVGVPGTRNEVFYDCCKEPYPDVTFVVTIRRRTLYYALNLLIPCVLLSSMTLLIFVLPADSGEKISLGITVLLSLTVFMLLVAEIMPATSDSIPLIGQYFASIMIIVGMSVIATVVVLQYHHHDPNGGTMPKWVQLVLLQWVAWFLRMKRPGECEDPERPPCAPHLRRCSSGSHTGSLPNTVDHHQHHHLPTTLHPLHPQSLLQAVGHANHLPSQGNSANNNGNLLYTGFPSLDEASPPPLLVDSAPRNSISGGVTRPGSSSPPPHLPSHFSSPPPPPTPNLDAPGCPSTVSGGAGGCSCSAASGSGGDPQLQAILDEVRYIAERFRAQDESDSVAEQWKFAGAVIDRLCLVAFSVFNIICTISILMSAPNFVEAVSKDFI; this is encoded by the exons ATGTACATCAGAAGGCATCAGAG TGCTGATGATGACTTTGACTCAACCTTTAAGACCAACGTGCTGGTGAATTCCAGCGGCTACTGCACCTATCTGCCTCCAG GTATCTTCATGAGCACCTGTAATGTGGATGTCCGCTGGTTTCCTTTCGACATCCAGAAGTGTGAGTTGAAATTTGGCTCATGGACATTTGACGGCTGGCTGCTGGACCTCCAGATGAGTGAGGCTGATATTTCTGGCTACATGCCCAATGGAGAGTGGGACTTAGTGG GTGTGCCTGGCACAAGGAATGAGGTTTTCTATGACTGCTGTAAGGAGCCATACCCAGACGTGACATTTGTGGTAACCATCCGCAGACGAACACTCTACTACGCCCTGAACCTTCTCATTCCCTGCGTCCTGCTCTCCTCCATGACCCTACTGATCTTTGTGCTGCCTGCTGACTCTGGAGAGAAGATCTCACTGG GTATTACCGTTCTGCTATCACTAACAGTCTTCATGTTACTGGTGGCAGAAATTATGCCTGCCACTTCTGACTCCATTCCACTCATAG gGCAGTACTTTGCTAGCATAATGATCATCGTTGGGATGTCAGTCATAGCAACTGTGGTTGTGCTAcaatatcatcatcatgatcCAAATGGGGGAACCATGCCTAAATGG GTCCAGCTGGTTCTTCTCCAGTGGGTGGCCTGGTTTTTGCGTATGAAGCGCCCTGGTGAGTGTGAAGACCCTGAGCGTCCTCCTTGTGCTCCCCATCTACGCCGTTGCTCTTCAGGCTCCCATACTGGCAGCCTTCCCAACACGGTTGatcaccaccagcaccaccattTGCCTACCACACTACACCCACTCCACCCCCAGAGCCTTTTGCAAGCAGTAGGCCATGCCAACCATCTGCCCTCACAGGGTAACAGTGCTAACAACAATGGCAACCTGCTCTACACTGGCTTCCCAAGCTTGGACGAGGCCTCGCCGCCTCCACTGTTGGTCGACTCGGCACCAAGGAACAGCATATCAGGTGGTGTCACTCGACCAGGGTCTTCTAGCCCGCCACCTCACTTGCCTTCACATTTCAGCAGTCCTCCCCCTCCACCAACGCCAAACCTGGATGCCCCTGGATGCCCCAGTACGGTCTCAGGTGGTGCTGGTGGATGTTCATGCTCAGCAGCCAGTGGCAGTGGAGGAGACCCACAGCTACAGGCTATCCTGGATGAGGTGCGTTACATTGCTGAACGTTTCAGAGCCCAGGACGAAAGCGACAGTGTGGCTGAGCAGTGGAAGTTTGCAGGGGCTGTCATTGACCGCCTCTGCCTTGTGGCCTTCAGTGTCTTTAACATCATCTGCACCATCTCCATCCTCATGTCAGCACCCAACTTTGTTGAAGCTGTTTCCAAGGACTTCATTTGA